The following coding sequences lie in one Pseudarthrobacter phenanthrenivorans Sphe3 genomic window:
- a CDS encoding segregation and condensation protein A, with protein sequence MADSKPGFEVRLANFTGPFDLLLGLIAKHQLDITEVAIATVTDEFIKYIRKLQKLGEEWALDEASEFLVIAATLLDLKAARLLPAGEVEDDEDIALLEARDLLFARLLQYKAFKHVAGLLGETLHQEAQRFPRQVALEEHFAAMLPELVWKHTPEQFAALAEAALRPKAAAPTEVGLAHLHGGNVSVKEQAEIVGLRLQRESPLTFRAIIADAESTLVVVARFLALLELFRDKAVSFDQLSPLADLAVHWTAGGRQWSAENLSDEFEEQL encoded by the coding sequence GTGGCCGATTCCAAACCCGGCTTCGAGGTGCGGCTGGCCAACTTCACCGGTCCGTTCGACCTCCTGTTGGGGCTGATCGCAAAACACCAGCTGGACATCACCGAAGTGGCGATCGCCACGGTGACCGACGAATTCATCAAGTACATCCGGAAGCTGCAAAAGCTGGGCGAGGAATGGGCGCTGGACGAGGCCAGCGAATTCCTGGTGATTGCCGCCACGCTGCTGGACCTCAAAGCCGCCCGGCTGCTTCCTGCCGGCGAGGTCGAGGATGACGAGGACATAGCGCTCCTGGAAGCCAGGGATCTCCTCTTTGCCCGGCTGCTTCAATACAAGGCCTTCAAGCACGTTGCCGGCCTCCTTGGCGAAACCCTGCACCAGGAAGCACAGCGCTTCCCCCGCCAGGTGGCCCTTGAGGAGCACTTCGCCGCCATGCTTCCCGAACTTGTCTGGAAGCACACCCCCGAACAGTTCGCCGCCCTGGCGGAGGCCGCGCTGCGTCCCAAGGCGGCGGCTCCCACCGAAGTCGGGCTGGCCCACCTCCATGGCGGCAACGTCAGCGTCAAGGAACAAGCCGAGATCGTGGGTCTGCGCCTCCAGCGTGAGTCACCCCTGACCTTCCGGGCCATCATCGCCGATGCCGAGTCAACCCTGGTGGTGGTGGCCCGGTTCCTGGCCCTGCTGGAGCTGTTCCGTGACAAGGCGGTCTCGTTCGACCAGCTTTCGCCGCTTGCCGACCTCGCCGTCCACTGGACGGCGGGTGGCCGGCAGTGGTCCGCGGAGAACCTGAGCGATGAATTTGAGGAGCAGTTGTGA
- the scpB gene encoding SMC-Scp complex subunit ScpB — MDDARPGAADPQNLPGGAKAAIEAVLMVIDQPATEEELAAGLDLSVDTVAALLAELQREYNGYTVKAPDMDQASPAGFGSSPRGFELRNVGGGWRIYSRPEFADIVGKYVLEGQTARLTQAALETLAVIAYRQPVSRARVSAIRGVNVDSVVRTLAQRGLIEDAGTDAESGAILYRTTSYFLERMGISSVAGLPQLSPHIPGLDGIAEYYDAEGI, encoded by the coding sequence ATGGACGACGCACGCCCAGGGGCGGCCGATCCCCAAAACCTGCCCGGTGGGGCCAAGGCCGCCATCGAGGCTGTGCTGATGGTTATTGACCAGCCCGCCACGGAAGAGGAACTGGCAGCGGGCCTGGACCTGTCGGTTGATACGGTCGCTGCGCTGCTGGCCGAACTTCAGCGCGAGTATAACGGCTATACTGTTAAAGCCCCGGATATGGATCAGGCCAGCCCAGCTGGTTTCGGCTCCAGCCCCCGGGGTTTTGAATTGCGGAACGTCGGCGGCGGCTGGCGCATCTACTCGCGGCCGGAATTTGCCGACATCGTGGGCAAGTATGTGCTGGAAGGGCAGACGGCCAGGCTGACGCAGGCAGCCTTGGAGACGCTTGCCGTCATCGCATACCGGCAGCCGGTTTCCAGGGCCAGGGTATCCGCAATTCGGGGCGTCAATGTTGACTCCGTAGTTCGCACGCTCGCCCAGCGGGGACTGATCGAGGACGCGGGCACGGATGCTGAATCCGGCGCCATCCTTTACCGGACAACCTCGTATTTCCTGGAACGGATGGGAATCAGTTCGGTGGCCGGGCTGCCACAGTTGTCACCACACATTCCGGGGCTGGATGGCATCGCGGAGTACTACGACGCCGAAGGCATCTAG
- a CDS encoding pseudouridine synthase: protein MTQAGRQGSPRNGSGRGGTERGKPQRNTFQGGNAAGGSRGGAAKRGAAFGSDRPHRAPKPREERFIDPDQAGPQQGHPEPTSAKASSRKPAARKPGARKAPGTPGALKPKPRTGAPGTAASRAFGSERFGQNLGPIRKPSRRKGPRGEVPQSELHDADGVRLQKVMASAGVASRRVCEEMIAEGRVEVDGQVVTELGVRVDPKTAVIHVDGIRIQLDENMVYMVFNKPKGVVSTMEDPEGRPCISDFLKNAKNKGERLFHVGRLDVATEGLLLLTNDGELANRLTHPSYEVPKTYLVQVRGPFPQGIGAQLKEGVELEDGFASVDSFRLVDSTPGHVLIEVVLHSGKNRIVRRLFDAVGFPVLRLVRVKVGPIGLGDQRQGSIRNLGKQEVGHLLASVGL from the coding sequence ATGACACAGGCGGGACGCCAGGGTTCACCACGTAACGGTTCGGGACGCGGCGGAACAGAACGCGGCAAACCACAACGCAATACTTTCCAGGGTGGCAATGCCGCGGGTGGATCCCGCGGCGGCGCTGCCAAGCGCGGGGCCGCTTTCGGCAGTGACCGGCCGCACCGCGCTCCCAAGCCGCGCGAGGAGCGGTTCATCGATCCCGACCAGGCCGGTCCCCAGCAGGGACACCCGGAGCCCACGTCCGCCAAGGCGTCGTCCCGGAAACCTGCCGCCCGCAAGCCGGGAGCCAGGAAGGCGCCAGGGACACCGGGCGCCCTTAAGCCAAAGCCGCGCACCGGTGCTCCCGGAACGGCAGCTTCCCGGGCTTTTGGCAGCGAACGCTTCGGACAGAACCTGGGTCCCATCCGCAAGCCCTCGCGCAGGAAGGGTCCGCGTGGTGAAGTTCCCCAGTCGGAGCTCCATGATGCAGACGGCGTGCGCCTGCAGAAGGTGATGGCGTCAGCCGGCGTGGCATCGCGCCGCGTCTGCGAAGAGATGATCGCCGAGGGCCGGGTGGAAGTGGACGGCCAGGTCGTCACCGAGCTCGGCGTCCGCGTCGACCCGAAGACGGCCGTCATCCACGTGGACGGCATCCGGATCCAGCTCGACGAAAACATGGTCTACATGGTGTTCAACAAGCCCAAGGGCGTTGTTTCCACCATGGAGGATCCCGAAGGGCGCCCCTGCATCAGCGACTTCCTGAAGAACGCCAAGAACAAGGGCGAGCGGCTCTTCCACGTGGGCCGGCTTGACGTCGCCACCGAGGGGCTGCTCCTGCTGACCAATGACGGCGAACTGGCCAACCGCCTGACCCACCCTTCCTACGAAGTGCCCAAGACTTACCTGGTGCAGGTGCGCGGTCCCTTCCCGCAGGGTATCGGTGCACAGCTCAAGGAAGGCGTGGAACTCGAGGACGGCTTTGCCTCTGTGGATTCTTTCCGGCTGGTCGACTCCACGCCCGGCCACGTCCTGATCGAGGTTGTGCTGCACTCCGGCAAGAACCGCATTGTCCGACGGCTTTTCGACGCCGTCGGGTTCCCGGTGCTGCGGCTGGTCCGCGTCAAGGTGGGACCCATTGGCCTGGGAGACCAGCGCCAGGGAAGCATCCGCAACCTCGGCAAGCAGGAAGTCGGCCATCTGCTGGCATCCGTAGGGCTCTGA
- a CDS encoding prephenate dehydrogenase — translation MSAFHSLGRGHLDGPVVVLGTGLLGTSIGLGLRGRGVPVFLSDPSPTNQAVAVDIGAGRPLAELGGVVPQLVVVAAPPDVTAGVVAQALSDYPASVVVDIASVKEDILAQLRSRGVDLSRYVGTHPMAGREKSGPVAARGELFTSMPWVVCPSEETSAAALQTARSLASDLGAVVSQFTADEHDEAVALVSHLPQIMSSLLASRLQGTPLHALSLAGNGLRDVTRIAASDPSLWVQILGGNAAKVVEILYGVREDLNRLIGTLENPTAPGARLDLAQLMSEGNAGQARIPGKHGGPPQAYSWLTVLVDDKPGQIARLLTEIGEIGVNLEDLRLDHSSGQNVGMVEISVLPNKHDHLIEALNDRGWRVLQ, via the coding sequence ATGTCCGCCTTCCACAGCCTGGGCCGCGGGCACCTGGACGGTCCCGTGGTGGTCCTCGGTACCGGCCTGCTGGGCACAAGTATCGGACTGGGCCTGCGCGGCCGGGGCGTGCCCGTGTTCCTGTCCGATCCCTCGCCCACCAACCAGGCAGTAGCCGTGGATATCGGTGCCGGCCGGCCGCTGGCAGAGCTGGGCGGCGTCGTGCCGCAACTGGTGGTGGTGGCGGCCCCGCCGGACGTCACGGCCGGCGTCGTGGCGCAAGCCCTGTCCGACTATCCCGCTTCCGTTGTGGTGGACATTGCCAGCGTTAAGGAGGACATCCTGGCGCAGCTGCGCAGCCGCGGCGTGGACCTCTCCCGCTATGTGGGGACCCACCCCATGGCGGGACGGGAAAAGTCCGGTCCAGTGGCCGCGCGCGGCGAGCTGTTCACCTCGATGCCCTGGGTGGTGTGTCCCTCGGAGGAAACGTCCGCGGCGGCGCTCCAGACGGCCCGGTCGCTGGCCTCCGACCTGGGAGCCGTCGTCTCCCAGTTCACCGCTGACGAACATGATGAAGCGGTTGCCCTGGTGTCGCACCTGCCCCAGATCATGTCCTCGCTGCTGGCCAGCCGCCTGCAGGGCACGCCGCTGCATGCGCTGTCCCTTGCGGGCAACGGGCTGCGCGATGTAACCCGGATTGCCGCCAGCGATCCGTCCCTTTGGGTGCAGATCCTGGGCGGCAACGCCGCCAAGGTGGTGGAGATCCTCTACGGCGTCCGTGAAGACCTCAACCGGCTGATCGGGACACTGGAAAATCCCACGGCGCCCGGTGCACGGCTGGACCTGGCCCAGTTGATGAGCGAAGGCAATGCAGGCCAGGCCCGCATTCCGGGCAAGCACGGCGGACCGCCGCAGGCCTATTCCTGGCTGACGGTCCTGGTGGATGACAAGCCGGGCCAGATAGCCCGGCTTTTGACGGAGATCGGGGAGATCGGTGTGAACCTCGAGGACCTCCGGCTTGACCACTCGTCGGGACAAAACGTGGGTATGGTGGAAATATCCGTGTTGCCGAACAAGCATGACCACCTGATCGAAGCACTCAACGACCGCGGATGGCGGGTACTCCAGTAA
- the cmk gene encoding (d)CMP kinase: MTQELLDTMPALRIGRPLVVAIDGPSGSGKSSVSKEVARRLRLAYLDTGAMYRALTWYCVTHGIELNDAAAVEQAARDLVLELSTSPQEDYVRVDGVDVTDAIREPAISSAVSAVATTLGARTELIRRQRELIEKHHRRMVVEGRDITTVVAPGAEVRMLLTASEEARLRRRGIQLGGTQDAEQLAAQVTHRDAKDSTVVNFTKAASGVVTLDSSDLDFDQTVNAALVIVTKVLNRD, from the coding sequence ATGACACAGGAACTTCTCGATACCATGCCGGCGCTGCGCATCGGACGCCCGCTGGTGGTTGCCATCGATGGCCCCTCCGGCTCAGGCAAGTCCAGCGTCAGCAAGGAAGTGGCCCGCAGGCTCCGGTTGGCCTACCTGGATACCGGCGCGATGTACCGCGCCTTGACCTGGTACTGCGTCACCCACGGGATCGAGCTCAACGATGCCGCTGCAGTGGAGCAAGCCGCCCGGGACCTGGTCCTTGAACTAAGCACCAGTCCGCAGGAGGACTACGTGCGGGTGGACGGTGTGGACGTCACCGACGCCATCCGCGAGCCGGCCATTTCGTCCGCGGTCAGCGCAGTGGCCACAACCCTCGGCGCCAGGACTGAGCTGATCCGGCGGCAGCGGGAACTGATTGAAAAGCACCACCGCCGGATGGTGGTGGAAGGCAGGGACATCACTACCGTCGTCGCGCCCGGCGCCGAAGTCCGGATGCTGCTGACCGCCAGCGAGGAAGCGCGGCTGCGCCGGCGCGGCATCCAGCTCGGCGGAACCCAGGATGCGGAACAGCTGGCGGCGCAGGTGACCCATCGCGATGCCAAGGATTCCACGGTGGTCAATTTCACCAAGGCTGCCTCCGGCGTCGTCACGCTGGACTCATCCGACCTTGATTTCGACCAAACGGTGAACGCCGCCCTCGTCATCGTCACGAAGGTCCTCAACCGTGACTGA
- a CDS encoding lysophospholipid acyltransferase family protein yields the protein MAWSRPVGWVLDHLVYRTTVTGRDNVPTGGPVIFAANHISFLDGPVMFGASPRPMHILVKQEMFSGFLGRVLTASGQLPVDRRGDRAALQRCKEVLDAGRCVGILPEGTRGSGAAADINGGVAWLALNSGAPVVPVAILGTRRGGEHLDYVPRPGRRFHVSFGNALTLARRAGESGRASMDRAALEIRAALAGHVQDSIQLSGQPLPTADAHKDLTAVAGTPADDH from the coding sequence ATGGCGTGGAGCAGGCCGGTGGGCTGGGTCCTGGACCATCTGGTGTACCGGACCACCGTCACGGGCAGGGACAACGTTCCCACCGGCGGGCCGGTGATCTTCGCTGCGAACCACATCAGCTTCCTGGACGGGCCTGTCATGTTCGGCGCCTCGCCCAGGCCCATGCACATCCTGGTCAAGCAGGAAATGTTCAGCGGATTCCTGGGCCGGGTGCTCACCGCCTCCGGACAGCTGCCGGTGGACCGGCGCGGCGACCGCGCAGCCCTGCAGCGCTGCAAGGAAGTGCTCGACGCCGGGCGGTGCGTAGGGATCCTTCCCGAAGGCACGCGGGGGAGCGGGGCGGCGGCGGACATCAACGGCGGCGTGGCCTGGCTGGCGCTGAACTCCGGAGCCCCGGTGGTTCCGGTGGCGATCCTGGGGACCCGCAGGGGCGGCGAACACCTGGATTACGTACCCCGGCCGGGCAGGCGCTTCCACGTCAGCTTCGGAAATGCCCTCACCCTTGCCCGGCGGGCCGGGGAAAGCGGGCGTGCTTCAATGGACAGGGCGGCGCTGGAAATCCGCGCTGCGCTGGCAGGGCACGTCCAGGATTCCATTCAACTCAGCGGGCAGCCCCTGCCCACGGCAGATGCCCACAAAGACTTAACAGCAGTAGCCGGGACGCCGGCAGATGACCACTAA